The following proteins are encoded in a genomic region of Salvelinus namaycush isolate Seneca chromosome 12, SaNama_1.0, whole genome shotgun sequence:
- the LOC120057098 gene encoding alpha-2-antiplasmin-like isoform X2 produces MKLHLPVLLLLCLCWLGLTDETGTVATEDHSCGEQVFSQEARWSVGGAVERLGRQLLDSLQTGPEQPNVIISPLSVALALAQLTLGARNETQKLLLSSLHAHTVPCYHESLGSLLQHLTNTSLQVATRMYLRPEFEVYQSFVAESVRSYKSEPAPLISVEDVNQWVEDTTKGHMTNFLPSIPHDVVLMLINAVHFKGEWEARFDPQLTQKDVFYLDNKNFVHVDMMRSAKYPLSLLEDGELGAQVARFPFKGNTSFLVVMPLPGRGNVSSLVAKLNISDLYRRLPQERTMQVQLPKFTLQYRQELQEALTSMGLGSLFSSPNLSGVSEVPLQVSSMRHACGVELSEEGAEASAATSITIMRSVPIFSVNSPFLFALVDHASLAPIFLGTVTNPAPDASPMQIDSPLGDDPNGNRTQSDSSHSNSNVQNDGPHSNNNVQSDSPHNSNNVQSDQPQSERMQCGVPVGGEEQQQPLNEVEGNPNAQVEGQGSSSCANPSLTVPS; encoded by the exons ATGAAGCTGCATCTGCCTGTACTCCTGCTGCTCTGCCTCTGTTGGCTGGGACTGACT gatgaGACTGGTACGGTAGCTACTGAGGACCACTCTTGCGGGGAGCAGGTGTTCAGCCAGGAGGCCCGGTGGTCAGTAGGGGGTGCTGTAGAGAGACTGGGCAGGCAGCTACTGGACAGCCTGCAGACAGGGCCAGAGCAGCCCAACGTCATCATATCACCCCTCAGCGTGGCCCTTGCACTAGCACAGCTCACACTGG GAGCTCGTAACGAGACACAGAAGTTGCTGCTAAGTTCACTACACGCCCACACCGTGCCCTGCTACCATGAATCCCTGGGCAGCCTGCTCCAACACCTCACCAACACCTCCCTACAGGTGGCCACACGCATGTACCTGCGcccag agtTTGAGGTGTACCAGTCCTTTGTTGCAGAATCCGTGCGTAGCTACAAATCAGAGCCTGCCCCCTTGATCTCAGTGGAAGATGTCAACCAATGGGTGGAAGACACCACCAAAGGTCACATGACCAATTTCCTGCCCAGTATTCCGCATGATGTGGTGCTCATGCTTATCAATGCTGTGCATTTCAAAG GTGAGTGGGAGGCTCGCTTCGATCCTCAGCTCACACAGAAGGATGTCTTCTACCTGGACAATAAGAACTTTGTCCATGTAGACATGATGCGGTCAGCCAAGTATCCACTGAGCCTGTTAGAAGACGGGGAGCTTGGGGCTCAG GTTGCACGTTTTCCATTTAAGGGAAACACCAGCTTTCTGGTAGTTATGCCGTTGCCAGGAAGAGGAAACGTTTCATCGCTGGTGGCCAAGCTGAATATCTCTGACCTGTACAGACGTCTACCTCAGGAGAGGACCATGCAGGTCCAACTGCCCAAGTTCACCCTGCAGTACCGCCAAGAGCTACAGGAGGCGCTGACCAGCATGG gtctgggCTCTTTGTTCTCTAGTCCTAATCTGTCCGGTGTCTCAGAGGTTCCTCTGCAGGTGTCCAGCATGCGTCACGCCTGCGGGGTGGAGTTGAGTGAGGAAGGGGCCGAAGCATCTGCAGCCACCTCCATCACCATCATGCGCTCTGTTCCCATCTTTTCTGTAAACTCCCCCTTCCTGTTCGCCCTGGTAGACCACGCCTCCCTCGCTCCAATCTTCCTGGGCACCGTCACTAACCCAGCCCCTGACGCCAGCCCCATGCAGATCGACAGTCCCCTTGGCGATGATCCCAATGGCAACAGGACCCAAAGTGACAGCTCTCATAGCAACAGCAATGTACAGAACGATGGTCCCCATAGTAACAACAACGTACAGAGCGACAGTCCCCATAACAGTAACAACGTACAGAGTGACCAGCCACAAAGTGAGAGAATGCAGTGTGGCGTCCCTGTCGGGGGGGAGGAGCAACAACAGCCACTGAATGAAGTAGAGGGAAACCCCAACGCCCAAGTGGAGGGGCAAGGATCCAGTTCCTGTGCCAATCCCTCTCTTACAGTTCCTTCCTAA
- the LOC120057098 gene encoding alpha-2-antiplasmin-like isoform X1, protein MMRERASCWDMKLHLPVLLLLCLCWLGLTDETGTVATEDHSCGEQVFSQEARWSVGGAVERLGRQLLDSLQTGPEQPNVIISPLSVALALAQLTLGARNETQKLLLSSLHAHTVPCYHESLGSLLQHLTNTSLQVATRMYLRPEFEVYQSFVAESVRSYKSEPAPLISVEDVNQWVEDTTKGHMTNFLPSIPHDVVLMLINAVHFKGEWEARFDPQLTQKDVFYLDNKNFVHVDMMRSAKYPLSLLEDGELGAQVARFPFKGNTSFLVVMPLPGRGNVSSLVAKLNISDLYRRLPQERTMQVQLPKFTLQYRQELQEALTSMGLGSLFSSPNLSGVSEVPLQVSSMRHACGVELSEEGAEASAATSITIMRSVPIFSVNSPFLFALVDHASLAPIFLGTVTNPAPDASPMQIDSPLGDDPNGNRTQSDSSHSNSNVQNDGPHSNNNVQSDSPHNSNNVQSDQPQSERMQCGVPVGGEEQQQPLNEVEGNPNAQVEGQGSSSCANPSLTVPS, encoded by the exons ATGATGAGGGAAAGG GCTAGCTGTTGGGATATGAAGCTGCATCTGCCTGTACTCCTGCTGCTCTGCCTCTGTTGGCTGGGACTGACT gatgaGACTGGTACGGTAGCTACTGAGGACCACTCTTGCGGGGAGCAGGTGTTCAGCCAGGAGGCCCGGTGGTCAGTAGGGGGTGCTGTAGAGAGACTGGGCAGGCAGCTACTGGACAGCCTGCAGACAGGGCCAGAGCAGCCCAACGTCATCATATCACCCCTCAGCGTGGCCCTTGCACTAGCACAGCTCACACTGG GAGCTCGTAACGAGACACAGAAGTTGCTGCTAAGTTCACTACACGCCCACACCGTGCCCTGCTACCATGAATCCCTGGGCAGCCTGCTCCAACACCTCACCAACACCTCCCTACAGGTGGCCACACGCATGTACCTGCGcccag agtTTGAGGTGTACCAGTCCTTTGTTGCAGAATCCGTGCGTAGCTACAAATCAGAGCCTGCCCCCTTGATCTCAGTGGAAGATGTCAACCAATGGGTGGAAGACACCACCAAAGGTCACATGACCAATTTCCTGCCCAGTATTCCGCATGATGTGGTGCTCATGCTTATCAATGCTGTGCATTTCAAAG GTGAGTGGGAGGCTCGCTTCGATCCTCAGCTCACACAGAAGGATGTCTTCTACCTGGACAATAAGAACTTTGTCCATGTAGACATGATGCGGTCAGCCAAGTATCCACTGAGCCTGTTAGAAGACGGGGAGCTTGGGGCTCAG GTTGCACGTTTTCCATTTAAGGGAAACACCAGCTTTCTGGTAGTTATGCCGTTGCCAGGAAGAGGAAACGTTTCATCGCTGGTGGCCAAGCTGAATATCTCTGACCTGTACAGACGTCTACCTCAGGAGAGGACCATGCAGGTCCAACTGCCCAAGTTCACCCTGCAGTACCGCCAAGAGCTACAGGAGGCGCTGACCAGCATGG gtctgggCTCTTTGTTCTCTAGTCCTAATCTGTCCGGTGTCTCAGAGGTTCCTCTGCAGGTGTCCAGCATGCGTCACGCCTGCGGGGTGGAGTTGAGTGAGGAAGGGGCCGAAGCATCTGCAGCCACCTCCATCACCATCATGCGCTCTGTTCCCATCTTTTCTGTAAACTCCCCCTTCCTGTTCGCCCTGGTAGACCACGCCTCCCTCGCTCCAATCTTCCTGGGCACCGTCACTAACCCAGCCCCTGACGCCAGCCCCATGCAGATCGACAGTCCCCTTGGCGATGATCCCAATGGCAACAGGACCCAAAGTGACAGCTCTCATAGCAACAGCAATGTACAGAACGATGGTCCCCATAGTAACAACAACGTACAGAGCGACAGTCCCCATAACAGTAACAACGTACAGAGTGACCAGCCACAAAGTGAGAGAATGCAGTGTGGCGTCCCTGTCGGGGGGGAGGAGCAACAACAGCCACTGAATGAAGTAGAGGGAAACCCCAACGCCCAAGTGGAGGGGCAAGGATCCAGTTCCTGTGCCAATCCCTCTCTTACAGTTCCTTCCTAA
- the LOC120057097 gene encoding solute carrier family 13 member 5-like — protein MVSSLQAMWMFKDGVILFCTPFLLLPLPLLIGTTEAGCAYVIALMAVYWCTEVLPLAVTALLPAVLFPLFGIMESKQVCMQYLKDTNMLFVGGLMMAVAVEKWNLHKRIALRVLLVVGMRPALLMLGFMGVTAFLSMWISNTATTAMMVPIVQAVLEQLNSPRKGENPLPTPQSQENGTTPEEKLENSSTPQDTLMIQDNHIPLEKLASKDKLDSPDKPVPQDNSLTDGKPVMVSMVLKEGTEAEAQVGEEEEKERMKMCKGLTLCVCYAASIGGTATLTGTGPNLVLTGQMSQLFPQNGDVINFASWFAFAFPTMLLMLTLAWLWLQLVFIGFNLKRTWGCGAVQSEKEFAAYDLIREEHRRLGPMSYGELSVLGLFILLVVLWFTRSPGFIDGWATHVFNANAPFVTDATVAVFVAMLLFVLPSEPPRYLCFWRTQRFDTEPQPPRGPAPALLTWQVTQMKMPWSIVLLLGGGFALAKGSEVSGLSRWLGDQMMPFCSVPPWAIAVILCLLIATFTECASNVATATLFLPILASMSQSIGLNPLYVMVPCTLSASFAFMLPVATPPNAIVFSYGYLKVSDMAKTGIVMNIIGILCITLAINSWGRAMFNLDTFPSWANTTANITTGGGGGK, from the exons ATGGTGTCCTCGCTCCAGGCGATGTGGATGTTCAAGGATGGGGTGATTCTGTTCTGCACACCGTTCCTCCTCCTCCCACTACCTCTGCTGATCGGAACCACG GAGGCAGGCTGTGCCTATGTGATAGCCCTGATGGCAGTGTACTGGTGTACTGAGGTACTGCCGCTGGCTGTGACTGCTCTCCTGCCCGCTGTCCTCTTCCCTCTGTTTGGCATCATGGAGTCCAAGCAG GTGTGTATGCAGTACCTGAAGGACACCAACATGCTGTTTGTTGGCGGGCTAATGATGGCTGTTGCCGTGGAGAAGTGGAATCTTCACAAGCGCATCGCCCTCAGAGTTCTACTCGTTGTGGGGATGCGGCCTGCCCT TCTGATGCTAGGGTTCATGGGTGTGACAGCCTTCCTGTCCATGTGGATCAGTAACACAGCCACCACAGCTATGATGGTCCCCATTGTCCAGGCCGTCCTGGAGCAGCTCAACAGCCCACGAAAGGGGGAGAACCCTCTGCCCACCCCTCAGAGCCAGGAGAATGGTACGACTCCTGAGGAAAAACTGGAGAACAGTTCGACCCCACAGGACACACTTATGATCCAGGACAATCACATCCCACTGGAGAAACTAGCCTCAAAAGATAAACTGGACTCCCCAGACAAACCCGTTCCTCAGGACAACTCTCTGACTGATGGGAAGCCAG TGATGGTGTCCATGGTCTTGAAGGAAGGGACTGAAGCAGAGGCGCAGgttggggaggaagaggagaaggagaggatgaaGATGTGTAAAGGCCtgacgttgtgtgtgtgttacgctgCCAGCATCGGCGGCACTGCCACTCTAACTGGCACCGGACCCAACCTCGTCCTCACAGGGCAGATGAGCCA ACTCTTCCCTCAGAACGGTGACGTCATTAACTTTGCCTCATGGTTCGCCTTTGCCTTCCCCACCATGCTGCTGATGCTGACGCTGGCCTGGCTCTGGCTCCAGCTCGTCTTCATCGGCTTCAA tCTGAAGCGTACGTGGGGCTGTGGTGCTGTGCAGTCAGAGAAGGAGTTTGCGGCATATGATTTGATCCGTGAGGAGCATCGTCGTCTGGGGCCCATGTCTTATGGAGAGCTGAGTGTCCTGGGGCTCTTCATCCTGCTGGTGGTGCTTTGGTTCACACGAAGCCCAGGCTTCATCGATGGATGGGCAACCCACGTCTTCAATGCCAACGCACC gtTTGTAACTGATGCCACAGTGGCAGTGtttgttgccatgctgctgttcgTCTTGCCCTCTGAGCCCCCCCGCTACCTCTGCTTCTGGAGAACACAGAGATTTGACACAg AGCCCCAGCCCCCCCGCGGCCCCGCCCCTGCCCTGCTGACCTGGCAGGTGACCCAGATGAAGATGCCCTGGAGCATTGTACTGCTGCTAGGAGGAGGCTTCGCACTGGCTAAGGGcagcgag GTGTCTGGTCTGTCGCGGTGGCTGGGTGATCAGATGATGCCTTTCTGCTCCGTCCCTCCCTGGGCCATCGCTGTCAtcctctgtctcctcatcgcCACCTTCACTGAGTGTGCCAGCAACGTGGCTACCGCTACACTCTTCCTGCCCATCCTCGCCTccatg TCCCAGTCCATAGGGTTGAACCCGCTGTATGTGATGGTACCCTGCACCCTCAGTGCATCTTTTGCCTTCATGCTGCCTGTGGCCACGCCTCCTAATGCCATCGTGTTCTCTTATGGATACCTGAAGGTGTCAGACATG gCTAAAACGGGTATAGTGATGAACATCATCGGGATCCTGTGCATCACCCTGGCCATTAACAGCTGGGGTAGAGCCATGTTCAACCTGGACACCTTCCCCTCCTGGGCCAACACCACCGCTAACATCActacagggggaggaggggggaaatGA